In Gossypium arboreum isolate Shixiya-1 chromosome 6, ASM2569848v2, whole genome shotgun sequence, the following are encoded in one genomic region:
- the LOC108479953 gene encoding peptidyl-prolyl cis-trans isomerase CYP57, whose amino-acid sequence MSTVYVLEPPTKGKVIINTTYGPLDIELWPKEAPKAVRNFVQLCLEGYFDNTTFHRIIKGFLVQGGDPTGSGTGGESIYRSVFPDEFHSRLRFNHRGIVACANAGTPHSNGSQFFISLDKCEWLDRKNTIFGKVTGDSIFNLLRIGEVDTDQDDRPLDPPPRIKSVEVLWNPFEDIVPRVTSRPSIQPAAEAENKDSKKKAVKKLNLLSFGEEAEEEEKELAAVKLKIKSSHDVLDDPRLLKQDVPDKEQDLSNAKATKDLQLSVRGALRSRREGDKNDAEAELSDSLDHSDDDDDEASFDAQMRRQILNRRKELVNLPSKQKMQNGISKPNDNKISAQRSNDKSTDDDQPRVEKLSLKKKGMGSEAKAERMAKADADLQLFSEAERGRLLQKQKKRRLRGREDDVLAKLEKFKQSISTKPAASSSKPEGGDKEDLSDWKAVRLEFAPDTKDGMSRKDDPNDYVVVDPLLEKGKEKFNRMQAKQKRREREWAGKSLT is encoded by the exons ATGTCGACGGTGTACGTTTTAGAACCACCGACGAAGGGAAAAGTGATAATCAACACGACGTATGGCCCGCTCGACATCGAGCTTTGGCCTAAAGAAGCACCGAAAGCCGTTCGGAACTTCgtgcagctttgcttggaaggtTATTTTGACAACACAACCTTCCACCGCATTATCAAGGGATTCCTCGTCCAAGGCGGTGATCCCACCGGTTCTGGCACCG GTGGAGAAAGTATTTACCGGAGTGTGTTTCCGGACGAGTTCCATTCGCGTTTAAGGTTTAACCATAGAGGTATCGTTGCTTGTGCCAATGCTGGTACCCCGCATTCCAATGGGAGTCAATTCTTTATATCTTTGGATAAATGTGAATGGCTTGATCGAAAAAACACTATTTTTGGAAAG GTTACTGGAGACTCTATTTTCAATCTTCTGAGGATAGGTGAGGTCGACACTGATCAGGATGACCGACCTTTGGATCCTCCTCCGAGAATCAAATCTGTCGAG GTATTGTGGAACCCTTTTGAAGATATAGTTCCAAGAGTAACTTCGAGGCCTTCAATTCAGCCTGCAGCTGAGGCTGAAAACAAAGATTCAAAGAAGAAAGCTGTTAA AAAGCTGAACTTGCTGTCATTTGGGGAAGAAGctgaagaagaagagaaagaatTAGCGGCAGTAAAGCTAAAGATTAAGAGTAGTCATGATGTATTGGATGATCCCCGTCTCCTAAAGCAAGATGTTCCAGATAAAGAACAA GATCTATCTAATGCCAAAGCTACTAAGGATTTGCAATTGTCTGTGAGGGGAGCACTAAGATCAAGAAGAGAAGGAGATAAAAATGATGCAGAAGCCGAGTTGTCTGATTCCCTTGATCatagtgatgatgatgatgatgaggcTAGTTTTGATGCTCAGATGCGTCGTCAAATACTAAACAGACGTAAGGAGCTTGTAAATCTCCCATCTAAGCAAAAGATGCAAAACG GGATCTCTAAACCAAATGACAATAAAATTTCTGCGCAAag ATCCAATGATAAGAGTACTGATGATGACCAACCAAGGGTAGAAAAGCTGTCTCTGAAGAAAAAGGGTATGGGATCAGAAGCCAAAGCTGAGCGCATGGCTAAAGCTGATGCAGATTTACAGTTGTTCAGTGAGGCTGAACGAGGAAGATTATTGCAAAAACAAAAGAAGCGTAGACTTCGAGGACGTGAAGATGAT GTTTTAGCAAAACTTGAGAAGTTCAAACAATCTATTTCCACAAAACCAGCAGCTTCAAGCAGTAAGCCTGAAGGTGGTGATAAAGAGGATTTGTCTGACTGGAAAGCAGTTCGGTTGGAGTTTGCTCCTGATACCAAG GATGGTATGTCTCGCAAGGATGATCCAAATGACTATGTGGTGGTTGACCCTCTTTTGGAGAAGGGGAAAGAAAAGTTCAACCGGATGCAAGCCAAGCAAAAACGAAGGGAACGCGAATGGGCTGGAAAATCTCTTACTTGA
- the LOC108478790 gene encoding protein ALP1-like: protein MNDGEDNCKRRRKERFADEGFNDMNESSNDENSVLMSTHKKKTRTMLGFYDSVASASVNQTETQSPNHDKQSGLGRSWWDECNRPDYPEDEFKKVFRMSKSTFELICFELSSEGDAFTLQNAISVKQRVAVCVWRLATGEPLRLVSKRFGLGISACRESVLEVCSAICSVLMPKYLGWPDVKSLRKIKEEFEVISWIPNVVGSMYTTHVPITAPKTCVAAYVNKRQTERNRKTSYSVTVQGVVDPRGVFTDVCIGWPGSMNNNQVLEKSALYQRANGGLLNGVWVVGSWGYPLMDWVLVPYRQHCLTWTQHGFNEKIGDIQRVAKEAFGRLKGRWRCLLTRTDVKLPDLAVVVGACCVLHNICEMKGEGFDPDLRSEFFDDDDDDDDEMVPDVDLRSMSSMEARDAIAHNLLHHAI, encoded by the exons ATGAACGACGGCGAAGATAACTGTAAGCGGCGACGAAAAGAGAGGTTCGCCGACGAAGGTTTCAATGACATGAATGAATCATCCAACGACGAAAATTCTGTTCTGATGTCCACCCACAAGAAAAAAACTCGAACCATGCTGGGATTTTACGACTCCGTCGCCAGCGCTTCCGTGAACCAGACGGAAACCCAATCACCCAACCACGATAAGCAATCTGGGTTGGGTCGATCATGGTGGGATGAGTGTAACAGACCCGATTACCCGGAAGATGAGTTCAAGAAGGTGTTTAGGATGAGCAAGTCAACGTTCGAGCTCATTTGCTTCGAGCTCAGCTCCGAAGGAGACGCCTTCACGTTACAGAACGCGATCAGCGTTAAACAAAGGGTGGCGGTCTGCGTTTGGCGGTTAGCCACGGGCGAACCGTTACGGCTCGTCTCGAAACGGTTCGGTTTAGGCATCTCGGCGTGCCGTGAATCGGTCCTGGAAGTGTGTTCGGCGATATGCAGCGTTTTGATGCCCAAGTATTTAGGATGGCCGGACGTGAAATCGTTGcggaaaataaaagaagagttCGAGGTCATTTCGTGGATACCAAACGTCGTCGGATCAATGTACACGACGCATGTACCGATCACAGCGCCGAAAACATGCGTGGCAGCCTATGTCAATAAAAGACAAACGGAACGGAACCGGAAAACGTCGTATTCG GTAACGGTACAAGGTGTGGTGGATCCCAGGGGAGTCTTCACCGACGTTTGCATCGGATGGCCGGGATCTATGAACAACAATCAAGTGCTGGAAAAATCAGCTTTGTATCAAAGGGCAAACGGTGGGTTATTGAACGGAGTTTGGGTGGTGGGGAGCTGGGGGTATCCATTAATGGACTGGGTATTAGTCCCTTACAGGCAACATTGTTTGACATGGACACAGCATGGGTTCAACGAAAAGATTGGGGACATTCAAAGGGTTGCTAAGGAAGCTTTTGGGAGATTGAAAGGGCGGTGGCGTTGTTTGCTGACAAGGACCGACGTCAAGTTGCCTGATTTGGCTGTCGTCGTCGGAGCATGTTGTGTTCTGCATAACATTTGTGAAATGAAGGGTGAAGGGTTCGACCCGGATTTGAGATCCGAGTtctttgatgatgatgatgatgatgatgatgagatgGTCCCTGATGTTGATTTGAGATCGATGAGTTCCATGGAAGCTAGAGATGCTATTGCTCATAATCTTTTACACCATGCAATTTAG